From the genome of Longimicrobium sp.:
CTGTGCACCACCGCCATGAGCCCGGTGGGGAAGTGCATGGTGAGCACGCACACGTCGTGGACGTCGGGGCGCAGGTGGGCGAGCCCCTGGCAGTTGACGCTCACCGGCGCCGAGCCCAGCAGGTGCAGGATGATGGAGATGTCGTGCGGCGCCAGGTCCCACAGCGCGTTCACGTCGGAGCGGATCGGGCCCAGGTTGCGCCGCGCGGCGGTGATGCAGCACACCTCGCCCAGCTCGCCGCTGTCGACGTAGTCGCGCAGCTTGGCCACGGCGGCCGTATAGAGGAAGATGTGCCCGGTCATCAGCACCAGGCCGCGCTCCTCGGCCAGCGCGATCAGGTCCTCGCACTCGGCCGCGGTGCGGGCCAGCGGCTTCTCCACGAACACGTGCATGCCGGACTCCAGCGCCCGGCGGGCCAGCGCGTGGTGGGTGCGGGTGGGGGTGGCGATCACCACCGCGTCGACGCCGGAGGCGAACACCTCCTCGGGGTCGTCGGTGGCGCGCGCGTGGGGGAAGTGCGCGCCCACCTGCATGAGCCGCGTCTCGTCCAGGTCGCAGATCAGGGACACTTCGGCGTCCGGGAGCCCGTCGAAGGCGCGGACCAGGTTGGGGCCCCAGTAGCCCAGTCCGATGATGGCGATGCGTGTCATGCGTCCTCTCGGGTCGGGGCGGTGGGGAATCCGCCCGATTTGCCACGGCAGGATGAGACCGGACGCCTCCCCCCCCGGTCCCACCGCGATCCTGCCCATGCCGGCGCCGCGAGGCAGCCGGTGAGCCGCGTCCGTGCAGGGGCAACGCCCATTCCACCCGCGGGTGTTCACGTAAGTGGTTGTGCTGGGGTATTTTGGAAATTTCGCGTTCCCTTTCGGAAACATACGAACATGCAACGTTGTGTTGCAACGCTGTAATGCGGGGCGGCGGCGGAATGGGGGAAAACTGCAACGGCCCGGTGTTGCAGCCGGGGTGGCGCGGCTCGACCTCGCCGTGGATCCGGGCTGGATGGATTCCGATCCTCCGGCGAACGGCGAAAAGGCCTCGCACGGAGTCAACGGAGAACCCCGCGGTTCTCCGTTACCTCCGTTTCCTCCGTGTGAGACGTTCAGTCATGGATCTCCATCCCGGACGATCCTCCGCAAACCGGTATGATACCACCTCGCAGAGAATCGTTCAGGTACAGCTTCTGAAAAGCCTCTCACGGAGGACACAGAGGACACAGAGAACTTCAATCGCGTCTTCAGTTCCCTCTGTTTTCTCTGTGTCCTCTGTGTGATTCCAATCTGTTTGGACCAGAACTATGGTCGGCAACCTGGTATGAGGCATCGTAAAGCAAAGCCACGACGGCGAGCTGCGCCGTCGTGGCCTGCCCGATTCGGACCGGGACGCGGGCGGCGCGTCCCGGGCCGGACCGCTACCGGTAGGCGGGGTCCAGCTCGGTCAGCTGCGCGCGGATCGACGCCCACGCGCTCTGGAGCTGGCCCGACGCTCTCGAGCGCTGCAGCGCGGCGTCCACCCGCCTGGCCGCGGAGATCAGCGCCCCGCCGGCGGAGACGGAGCCCTCGGCGTTGCCGGAGACGCGGACCAGCTGCTCGTACAGCGACGCGTTGTCGGCGAACGCCGACAGCGCGAACCAGAGCTCAAGGTCGCCCTCGGAGTACGTGCGGCGCGCGTCCAGGCGGCCGGTGGCGGAGACCGCCAGGTCCTGGCGGTGGCGGCCGACCAGGGCCTGGGCGCCCCGGCGCAGGAGCGAGGCCTCCTCGGGCGAGAGGACCGCGCCGTCGGCCGCGCCCGCTTCCGCCTGGAGCCCGAGGGCCACGGCGGTGCGGCCGTCGAGGTTCCCGGTGGCGATGATCCCCCGGTCGACCTGGAACTCGAACAGCGCGCGCTGGGTGGCGTCGTCGAGCTGCCCGTGGACCGGGCCGCGGTAGTAGTTCTGCCGCGCCAGCGCCTGCTGCGCCGCGCGGATCCTCTCCGCCGACGTGTAGATCGTGAACGCGTCGGGCGACCGCGTGGCGCCGCGCCGGCTCAGCGCCAGCCCCTGCTCGAGCTGGACCGCGAGCCGGGTGCCGGCGGGAACCTGGACGTCGCGCGCCGCCGACAGCAGGGCGCCGAGCGCGGACAGGATCCCGGACGCGGGGCTGCGCTCGGAGCCGGCACCCGCGATCGCCGCTCCCACCCCGCCGCGCCCGCCGACCAGCACCACGCGGGCGTTGGGATCGGACTCGATCTGGCGCCGCTCGGCGGCGTCGGTGCTCGTCAGCTTCCCGTTCAGGGTGTGCACGCTGCCGTCCGGCAGGGTGAGCCGGTCGAAGTCGACCTCCATGACGCCCGAGCGCTGGCGGTCCGCGGGCTGCGCGAAGGTCACCACGCCCCGGATCCGGCTCCCCGCGGGGATCACCGTGAAGCCGTCGGCGCTGACGGTGTCCACCACGACCGTCTCGAAGGTCTGCCCGGTCCGCGCGCTGGCCGACTCGAGCGGGCTGGTGGTCCGCACGATGATGACCGTGCCCTCCGGCAGCACCACCCGCGGCTGCGCGGGCAGCTCCGACGCGGGAAGCGCCATGGAGAGCAGGGCCGCCGCCGCGCCGAGCAGGTACGTCGTTCGCCTGTTTCTCATGCTGAGTCCTCCTGACCAGTGATGGCGAATGGCTCATCAGCGCACGCGGCGGTTTGCACGAATTGTTCCGCCCCGGCCTGCGGCGCTTTCTCCGAAGCCTTTCGTCAGCAACGCTTTATGCCACGTCTGCGAGCGTCGCTGCAATCCAGAATCGAACGGATTGTATCATACGACCTTCCGAAATCGCCTGTGCAAACCACACACGAAGTCATCCTGAGGGAGCGTCCGCGCGTAATTCGCTCCCGCACCAATGGTGGGACGCGACCGAAGGATCTACTCCGCGTGTCTGGTGGCCAGATGCAGTGCGCAGAAGCCGGCCTCGCTCCGGGGTGAGTAGATCCTTCGGTCGCCGCCAAACATCGTTGCCGAGGCAGGTTCGGCGCAGCGGCTCCCTCAGGATGACATCTCCTTTGTACAATCAATCGCAGAAGCCGGTATCACGCAGAGATGCAGAGACGCAGAGGGTCTTTGCAGTTTCTCCTCTGCGTCTCTGTGCCTCTGTGTGAGCCAGGCGGTTCGGGGAATCCGGCGCGGGAATGGTGCAGACGACCATGCTCGGACTTTGAGTGGCTTCTTTCCGGGAAGCAGAAGCGCCCGGCTCCTCGAAGGGGCCGGGCGCTTCCGGGATGATCGTCGGACGAGAAGTCGCTCAGTAGGCACCCTCGGCGGAGAGGACGGCGCGCACCGTCTCGACCAGGAGCCGCGCGTCGGTGACGGGGGAGATGCGCTGCGAGTAGCGCAGGTCCATGCGCACCATGGTCTCGTAGCTCACGCGGCTCCTGCCGCGCACCTGCCACAGCCCCGTGATCCCGGGCTTGGAGCCCAGCACCCGGCGGTAGTACCAGCGCGCGTAGCCGGCCTGCGCGTACGGCGGCTCGGGGCGCGGGCCCACCAGGCTCATGTCGCCCTTCAGCACGTTGAAGAGCTGCGGCAGCTCGTCCAGGCTCCACTTGCGGATCACCCGGCCCACGCGCGTCACCCGCGGGTCGCCCTTGAGCTTGAAGCCGCTCCCCTGGCTCCCCGAGATCAGCGCCTGCAGGAAGCGCTCGTGCGACTCGGAGCTCGCGTCCACGTACATCGAGCGGAACTTGAGCATGGTGAAGGGGCGCCCCCGGTAGCCGATGCGCTCCTGCCGGAAGAGGAGCGGCCCCGGCGAGGAGAGCCGCACCGCCAGCGCCACCAGCAGGAGCACGGGGCTCAGGACCACGATCGCCACCAGCGCCCCGGCCACGTCCATCGCCCGCTTCCACGCCGGGTACGGCTGCAGGCAGGGCGGCAGCGGCTCCAGCACGCTCGCGGCGGCCGCGGAGTCGCGCTCGCCTCCCTCCACCGCCCGGGCGAGCGAGGGGACGGCCTCGGGAGAGGCGATCCAGTCGCCCGGATAGGTGAAGACGGCGTGGGCCGCGGGGGGCGTGCCCGCCGCCTCCAGGGTGTCCACCACCTCGCGGGCGACCAGGTCGGCGCCCGGGCGGGCGGTGTCGGTGAGGAGGGCCCCCACCGCGCCGCTCTCCATCCAGCCGATCTCGTCGGTCTCGCGCAGCCGCCGGCCGAGCAGGTGCACCACCTCGCGCGCGCTCCCCTCGGCCGGGGCGAGCACCACCAGCGAGAACTCGCGGCAGGTGCGGTCGGCCCGGGCGCACTCGCGCCGGAGCAGGGTGCGGAAGTCCTCGGGCTCGTGCACCGGGCGCGGGGGCGGTGCCGCGGGCCTGAGCCACCGGACGAAGGGGGCGAAGAGTCTGAGTGGCATGGTCTCCAGCAGCATCGGGCGTGGCTGGTTCGCGTAAGGGCTCAGGACTGCGTGCCGTAATAGGTGCGGGCGTACCCGTAGTAGCGGTACGCGCTGTCGTAGCGCGCGTCGCGGTCGAAGTCGACGTCGTTGATCACCCCGCCCAGGAGCGACGCCCCGGCCTTCTGCAGCTGCTCGGCCGCGGCGGCCAGCGCCCCGAACGGCGTCATCCCGCTGCGGGCCACCAGCACCACGCCGTCGGCGTACTGCGCCAGCACGGCGGCGTCGGCCACCACGTGCACGGGGGGCGAGTCGATCACCACCCGGTCGAAGTTCTTCACCGCCCACTGCAGCAGCATGCGCACGCGCGAGGAGCGGAGCAGCTGCGTGGGGGGGTCGGCCAGCGTCCCCGCGGCCAGGAAGGTCAGCGTGACGCCCGGGCTCACCTCGGCCTCGCGCGCCGCCTCGATCCCCACCCGCCCGGCCGCCACGTCGGCCAGGCCCGGCACGCCGTGCGAGCCCAGCAGCGCGCCCACCCGCCCGCGCCGCATGTCGGCGTCGATCAGCAGCACCCGCTCGCCGCGCTGCGCCAGGCTCACGGCCAGGTTCACGGCCGTGGTGGTCTTCCCCTCGCCGGGGATGGCGCTGGTGAGCAGCACCGTCTTCAGCTCGCGCCCCGCGGTGGCGAAGAGGAGGTTGGTGTGCAGCCAGTCGTAGGCGTCGCCCTCGGGGGTGATCGGGTCGGCCACCACCAGCGGGGCCGGCGCCCCCTTCTCGGCCTGCTTCGGCAGGGCGGCCAGCGGCTTCGGCAGCGCGCGCGCCGCGGGGGCGCGCAGCGCCTTGCTGCGCAGGCGGGGGATCATGGCCAGCACCGGCGCGCCGATGGCCAGCTCCAGGTCGCCCGTGGTGTGCACGGTCTCGTCGGTGTACTCGCGCAGGTAGCCGATGCCGAGCGCCAGCAGGAGCGAGAGGAAGAGGGCGCCGCCCAGGATCAGCTTGGGGCGCGGCGACACCGGGTGCCCGGGGAGCGCCGCCGGGTCCACCACGCGCACGCTGGGGTCCTCGACCGCCTCGGCGATCTCGGCCTCCTTGAGCCGCGCCTGCAGGATGGAGTGCAGCTGCGCCAGCACCTGCGGCTTGCGCGACAGGCGGGCGAACTCCATCTCCTTGGCGGGGATGCGGTCCAGCCGTCCGCGGCTCTCGCCCAGGCGCGCGTCGAGCGCCGAGATCTGCCCGGCCAGGGCGCCGCGGTAGGTGTCGGCCATCCCGCGCAGCTGCCCCTCGATCTGGCGCATGCGGTTGGTGAGCGCCTGCACCTCGGGGTCCTCGGGCTTGCGGCGCACCAGGAGCGCGGTGCGCTCGTCCTCCACCCGCGAGAGCGAGGCGAGCAGCCCGGCGGTGGTCTGGTTCCCCATGAGCGCCGGGAAGGCGGCCAGCTGCCGGTACGGCGAAGGGTCGCCCGGGCGCGCTGCCGCGGCCTCGCGGTCCACGCGGCGCAGCAGCGCGTCGAGCGCGCTGTGCTCGGTGGCCAGCCCGCCCCGCTCGACCTGGACCTGGGCGAGCTGGGCCAGCTCGCTCTGCCCCTCGGCTTCCAGGTTCACCACGCCGGCGCCTTCCTGGAAGCCCTGCAGGACCTGCTCGGAGCTGGCGAGCTGCGCGGCGATGGTGTCGAGCTGCTCGCGCAGGAAGCGGGCGGTGCTGCGCGCCGTGGCGGTGTGCGTCTCCCGGCGCAGCGCCACGAAGCGGGCGGCCAGCACGTTGGGGACGTCGCGCGCCAGCACGGGGTCGCCGCTCTTGTAGGCGAGGCGCACCACGTTGGCGTCGCGGCTGGGACGGGTGACCTCGAGCGAGCCCACCAGCGCGCGGGCGGCCGCGTCCGCGTCCACCACGCGCAGGTCCAGCCGGGCGTGCCGGGCGGCGGCGGGGGCCAGCACGGCCTCCACTCCCGGGAGCCGGAGCGCCCCGCCGGGGGCGACCGTGCCCAGGCGCGCCTCGGTGGCGGCGTCCTCCACCGCGAAGCGGCCGTCCTCGCCGCGCACCAGGCGGTACTCGCCCGCCGGGGCGTCCGCCGCCACGCGCACCTGCGTGAAGAGGCGGCTGCGCACGGCCCGGCGCGGCGCCGTCACCTCGAAGCGCAGCGCCAGCGAGTCGGCCACGGCCGCCGCCAGGGTGCGGGTGCGCAGCACCTCGATCTCGGTGCCCACGCCCCCGGCGTTGCCCAGCAGCGTCACCAGGTCCAGCTGCTGGGTGGTGCCGGGCCGCGGCTGCGACTCGTCCACGCGCACCAGCGCGCTGGCCTCGTAGACGGGGCGGGTGGCCAGCACCAGCGCCGCGCCCGCGACG
Proteins encoded in this window:
- a CDS encoding Gfo/Idh/MocA family oxidoreductase, which encodes MTRIAIIGLGYWGPNLVRAFDGLPDAEVSLICDLDETRLMQVGAHFPHARATDDPEEVFASGVDAVVIATPTRTHHALARRALESGMHVFVEKPLARTAAECEDLIALAEERGLVLMTGHIFLYTAAVAKLRDYVDSGELGEVCCITAARRNLGPIRSDVNALWDLAPHDISIILHLLGSAPVSVNCQGLAHLRPDVHDVCVLTMHFPTGLMAVVHSSWLDPNKVRQMTIVGTRKMAVYDDIEPLEKIRLYDKGIDGPRYHMEFGDFPFSYRYGDTRSPYLVEEEPLKAEARHFVECVRTGAQPRSDGRGGLDVVRVLEAADRSLAAGGGRVFLGEAPAPAAAGRARRLGRRRVRIAGLAPAPSTL
- a CDS encoding peptidoglycan-binding domain-containing protein, whose product is MRNRRTTYLLGAAAALLSMALPASELPAQPRVVLPEGTVIIVRTTSPLESASARTGQTFETVVVDTVSADGFTVIPAGSRIRGVVTFAQPADRQRSGVMEVDFDRLTLPDGSVHTLNGKLTSTDAAERRQIESDPNARVVLVGGRGGVGAAIAGAGSERSPASGILSALGALLSAARDVQVPAGTRLAVQLEQGLALSRRGATRSPDAFTIYTSAERIRAAQQALARQNYYRGPVHGQLDDATQRALFEFQVDRGIIATGNLDGRTAVALGLQAEAGAADGAVLSPEEASLLRRGAQALVGRHRQDLAVSATGRLDARRTYSEGDLELWFALSAFADNASLYEQLVRVSGNAEGSVSAGGALISAARRVDAALQRSRASGQLQSAWASIRAQLTELDPAYR
- a CDS encoding sugar transferase, with the protein product MPLRLFAPFVRWLRPAAPPPRPVHEPEDFRTLLRRECARADRTCREFSLVVLAPAEGSAREVVHLLGRRLRETDEIGWMESGAVGALLTDTARPGADLVAREVVDTLEAAGTPPAAHAVFTYPGDWIASPEAVPSLARAVEGGERDSAAAASVLEPLPPCLQPYPAWKRAMDVAGALVAIVVLSPVLLLVALAVRLSSPGPLLFRQERIGYRGRPFTMLKFRSMYVDASSESHERFLQALISGSQGSGFKLKGDPRVTRVGRVIRKWSLDELPQLFNVLKGDMSLVGPRPEPPYAQAGYARWYYRRVLGSKPGITGLWQVRGRSRVSYETMVRMDLRYSQRISPVTDARLLVETVRAVLSAEGAY
- a CDS encoding polysaccharide biosynthesis tyrosine autokinase: MRATNAHSSHGAGSGLGDALGILVRQRWILAACLALGAVAGAALVLATRPVYEASALVRVDESQPRPGTTQQLDLVTLLGNAGGVGTEIEVLRTRTLAAAVADSLALRFEVTAPRRAVRSRLFTQVRVAADAPAGEYRLVRGEDGRFAVEDAATEARLGTVAPGGALRLPGVEAVLAPAAARHARLDLRVVDADAAARALVGSLEVTRPSRDANVVRLAYKSGDPVLARDVPNVLAARFVALRRETHTATARSTARFLREQLDTIAAQLASSEQVLQGFQEGAGVVNLEAEGQSELAQLAQVQVERGGLATEHSALDALLRRVDREAAAARPGDPSPYRQLAAFPALMGNQTTAGLLASLSRVEDERTALLVRRKPEDPEVQALTNRMRQIEGQLRGMADTYRGALAGQISALDARLGESRGRLDRIPAKEMEFARLSRKPQVLAQLHSILQARLKEAEIAEAVEDPSVRVVDPAALPGHPVSPRPKLILGGALFLSLLLALGIGYLREYTDETVHTTGDLELAIGAPVLAMIPRLRSKALRAPAARALPKPLAALPKQAEKGAPAPLVVADPITPEGDAYDWLHTNLLFATAGRELKTVLLTSAIPGEGKTTTAVNLAVSLAQRGERVLLIDADMRRGRVGALLGSHGVPGLADVAAGRVGIEAAREAEVSPGVTLTFLAAGTLADPPTQLLRSSRVRMLLQWAVKNFDRVVIDSPPVHVVADAAVLAQYADGVVLVARSGMTPFGALAAAAEQLQKAGASLLGGVINDVDFDRDARYDSAYRYYGYARTYYGTQS